One segment of Cutaneotrichosporon cavernicola HIS019 DNA, chromosome: 4 DNA contains the following:
- a CDS encoding uncharacterized protein (Belongs to the MIP aquaporin (TC 1.A.8) family) — MSSFDALNRYDSPRSTKAAYGTALDLPSDTDMNVITVVPVALDVEAQRTVETGHPLTIRMPEWLQPYVAEGCGIAVMIIIGLITNIQSTLTGEKDDPVSPNNVAYALGWGVGLMAGLFITIDALFRGFPWRRLLGYWLAQMIGSFLGACIVLGLYNQLLDQYEGHGVRTWRSATLFIIRAPAWESDIDAFFHEVIGSGLLLLGVAVVTDPGAAADWQTWAKALIMNWFFVAVSGCMGIHPGYAINPARDLGVRLACLAFGYSRELFTDRKWYWTWGCIIGPFVGGTIFTFLYDWVVRGRVEFTIPGLRRFLHGKRKAV, encoded by the exons ATGTCCTCGTTCGATGCGCTCAATAGGTACGACTCGCCCAGGTCAACCAAGGCTGCCTATGGGACGGCCCTCG ATCTGCCTAGCGACACGGATATGAACGTCATTACGGTAGTCCCCGTCGCTCTAGATGTGGAGGCGCAGAGGACAGTGGAGACAGGACATCCTCTCACGATTCGAATGCCGGAGTGGTTACAGCCATACGTCGCGGAGGGGTGCGGTATCGCGGTCATGATCATCATCGGCCTCATCACCAACAT TCAATCGACCCTCACTGGAGAAAAAGACGACCCTGTTTCACCCAATAACGTTGCGTACGCtttggggtggggggtgggCCTCATGGCGGGCCTGTTCATCACGATCGAC GCTCTCTTCCGTGGTTTCCCATGGCGCAGGTTATTGGGCTACTGGCTCGCGCAGATGATCGGATCTTTCCTTGGCGCTTGCATCGTCCTGGGTCTATACAACCAGTTACTGGACCAATACGAGGGTCACGGAGTTCGTACATGGCGTTCAGCGACACTTTTTATCATCCGTGCACCGGCATGGGAGAGTGATATCG ACGCATTCTTCCATGAGGTGATAGGATCCGGTCTGCTCCTACTAggcgtcgctgtcgtcacAGATCCTGGCGCCGCTGCTGATTGGCAAACGTGGGCAAAGGCACTGATCATGAATTGGTTCTTTGTCGCCGTCAGTGGCTGCATGGGCATCCACCCGGGATACGCCATCAATCcggcgcgcgacctcggtgTTCGCCTAGCCTGTTTAGCGTTCGGGTATTCGCGTGAACTCTTCACAGACCGCAAATGGTACTGGACATGGGGCTGTATCATCGGGCCCTTTGTAGGTGGCACCATCTTCACCTTCCTGTACGACTGGGTTGTGAGGGGGCGCGTCGAGTTTACGATTCCGGGCCTACGGCGCTTCCTCCACGGTAAGCGCAAGGCGGTCTAG
- a CDS encoding uncharacterized protein (Sugar (and other) transporter), with protein sequence MIPSWKTERSADDVIYNPFRLLGMVKAMDWLYFISGWFAWTVDGFDFFTVTVTIEKLEEYFDRSTTEIATSMTLTLMFRSLGALTFGILADRFGRKWTLVANLLLIATFEFCTAFTSNYAGFLGVRALFGIVMGGVWGQAAATALENVPVPARGLLSGMMQGGYTLGYVLAAVANLALTDRYGWKSVFYCGGAISLLAAIIRALLPESRQYIIAREQLKAEGLTGGQTARIFFKELKSMLKVNWLRCLWGICLMTGFNFLAHGSQDLYPSYLRQTKGLTANHVSAATILASGGATIGSAFAGYLSQYAGRRLGAMIFLLWTAAWIPLWILPNTFGALSAGGFLIQFGVFGTWGVVPIYLGEISPPAFRASFAGVTYQLGNMIASPAAQIQADAGNVMKTWGVNLTEGMWVPDYATVQGIVTGTVIVWLFIFLFLGPEADGSHFDQAKVAFQEGGGTAEPSDFVRADHGHFHAHDDNRVNLDLERGHGLTNPLAAHEKLPTDHSFAIKL encoded by the exons ATGATCCCGTCTTGGAAGACGGAGCGCTCGGCAGACGATGTCATCTACAACCCCTTCAGGTTGCTCGGCATGGTCAAGGCCATGGACTGGCTCTACTTTATCTCCGGTTGGTTCGCATGGACTGTCGACGGCTTCGACTTCTTTACT GTTACTGTTACCATTGAGAAGCTTGAGGAATACTTTGATCGCTCAACCACGGAAATCGCCACCTCGATGACGCTTACGCTCATGTTCCGCTCGCTTGGTGCCTTGACATTCGGTATTCTTGCCGACCGTTTCGGTCGCAAATGGACCCTGGTCGCCAACCTCTTGCTTATTGCCACGTTCGAGTTCTGCACCGCCTTTACATCAAACTATGCTGGTTTCCTCGGTGTCCGTGCTCTCTTCGGTATCGTCATGGGGGGTGTTTGGGGCCAAGCGGCGGCAAC tGCCCTCGAAAACGTGCCTGTGCCAGCTCGTGGTCTCCTCTCCGGTATGATGCAGGGTGGATACACTCTTGGCTATGTCTtggccgccgtcgccaacctcgctCTCACCGATCGGTACGGCTGGAAGAGTGTCTTCTACTGCGGTGGTGCGATCTCGCTCCTCGCAGCCATCATCCGTGCCCTGCTCCCCGAATCCCGTCAATACATTATCGCTCGtgagcagctcaaggccgagggtCTTACCGGCGGTCAAACGGCTCGTATCTTCTTCAAAGAGTTGAAGTCTATGCTTAAAGTCAACTGGCTTCGCTGCTTGTGGGGTATCTGTCTTATGACCGGGTTCAATTTCCTGGCCCACGGTTCTCAGGATCTTTAC CCCTCGTACCTGCGTCAAACCAAGGGTCTCACGGCCAACCATGTCTCCGCTGCCACCATTCTTGCTTCGGGTGGTGCCACCATCGGTTCGGCCTTTGCAGGTTACCTCTCGCAGTACGCTGGTCGTCGTCTCGGTGCCATGATCTTCCTTCTGTGGACAGCTGCCTGGATTCCTCTCTGGATTCTCCCCAACACCTTTGGCGCCCTTTCGGCTGGTGGCTT CCTAATTCAGTTTGGTGTCTTCGGAACATGGGGTGTCGTCCCCATTTACCTTGGAGAAATCTCTCCCCCCGCTTTCCGTGCCTCTTTCGCCGGTGTTACTTACCAG ctcGGAAACATGATTGCCTCCCCCGCAGCCCAGATCCAGGCCGACGCGGGTAACGTCATGAAAACGTGGGGTGTCAACCTCACCGAAGGAATGTGGGTTCCCGATTACGCGACGGTCCAAGGTATCGTCACGGGTACTGTCATCGTGTGGctcttcatcttcctcttcctAGGACCAGAGGCCGACGGATCCCACTTTGACCAGGCAAAGGTCGCGTTCCAGGAGGGTGGTGGTACTGCCGAGCCGTCCGACTTTGTGCGTGCCGACCACGGTCACTTCCACGCCCACGACGACAACCGtgtcaacctcgacctcgagcgtggTCACGGTCTTACGAATCCTCTTGCTGCTCATGAGAAGCTGCCAACCGACCACAGCTTTGCAATCAAACTCTAA
- a CDS encoding uncharacterized protein (alpha/beta hydrolase fold), with protein MPLPKCRPGFTDHIFKTAAGVQLPLRVWPPAKPKAASAANGPERKGAPWLLWIHGGGYTCGKWSAPTSWVSSAFGDRGYGVVSVGYRLQPQASMLDMVQDCVDAAAWCHDHVSPLGLNPDRWAVGGASSGATLAAMVALRATHKPRAFVNVYGLTDTEHYLDDEAVRAPPPDDYVMSTDDELAELVQDWDASNASVQNPWASEMPPTVSLEDARAAFGLEDWEPTREQFVRSDLYSYVAKNRNLMEIVYRRSKFGTDTAFREHVRSHSPYQVLQKRETFLPTFFMHGTGDNIVPVVQSWKFAERLVEMDVDIAEVYDEGKGHVYDLGFEEGDEGWKKNVEPCMAFVDRHLK; from the exons ATGCCCCTCCCAAAGTGTCGCCCAGGCTTCACGGACCACATCTTCAAGACGGCTGCCGGTGTCCAGCTTCCTCTGCGCGTGTGGCCGCCAGCAAAACCCAAAGCCGCCTCCGCAGCCAACGGTCCTGAGCGCAAGGGGGCTCCTTGGCTCCTCTGGATTCACGGCG gtgGGTATACGTGCGGCAAGTGGTctgcgccgacgagctgggtGTCCAGCGCCTTCGGGGACCGCGGGTATGGTGTCGTGTCGGTCGGGTATCGCCTGCAGCCCCAGGCCTCGATGTTGGACATGGTGCAGGACTGTGTCGACGCTGCCGCGTGGTGCCATGACCACGTATCGCCCCTCGGACTCAACCCCGACCGATGGGCTGTGGGCGGCGCCAGTTCGGGAGCAACGCTAGCGGCCATGGTCGCGCTCCGCGCGACACACAAGCCCCGCGCATTCGTCAACGTCTATGGCCTCACCGATACCGAGCActacctcgacgacgaggcggtccgTGCGCCTCCACCCGACGACTACGTCATGTccaccgacgacgagctggccgagctcgtgcaGGACTGGGATGCCAGTAACGCATCCGTCCAAAACCCATGGGCTAGCGAGATGCCGCCGACAGTGTCGCTCGAagacgcgcgcgccgccttTGGACTTGAAGACTGGGAGCCGACACGGGAACAGTTCGTCCGATCAGACCTGTACTCATACGTCGCCAAGAACCGCAACCTGATGGAGATTGTGTACCGGCGCAGCAAGTTTGGGACGGATACTGCGTTCCGCGAACATGTGCGGTCCCACTCGCCATACCAAGTACTTCAGAAACGAGAGACGTTTTTGCCCACGTTCTTCATGCACGGCACGGGCGACAATATTGTGCCGGTGGTGCAGAGTTGGAAGTTTGCCGAACGCCTGGTCGAGATGGATGTCGACATTGCCGAGGTGTacgacgagggcaagggaCACGTATATGACTTGGGGTTCGAG gagggagatgagggGTGGAAGAAGAATGTTGAGCCTTGCATGGCATTCGTCGACCGTCATCTAAAGTAG
- a CDS encoding uncharacterized protein (Major Facilitator Superfamily) codes for MGELNQTPAAFTLPTHQAGYAPPAKVDAAVEADRFIAKLSAATDGDAFAALFRPDGFWRDSLVFTRDFRTNAGTQRIAQAAKATFGNTQATDFALAPAGAKVDTPFPDLTFLTVHVTFSSVLGPAYAVARLTYKDGWKVFTLYTALTGVHGHTQQIGEARVRGTHNDKEPFDARRARETAHEGGDPDVLIIGAGHNGLTVAAQCKSFGLDALCIDREKRIGDNWRLRYSSLSLHDPVYTNHLPFMPFPSTWPTFTPAGKLANWLENYTDALDLDVWTQATTDPARTRYNPDSELWDVTVLRSQADGSVSERIMHVRHMVLATGIAGGEARLPPPVPGQESWHGSILHSSRHPGGAASKGKRVLVVGAATSGHDIAMDLVQNGAQVTMLQRSPTFIMSIRNGTHVLQAGLFNDQTNIEFADMTARSIPSSVGRAFQKRSTAWLSQVDADLLAGLKKAGFRTYPGPDGAGFWPLAVEKAGGYYFDTGASRMIINGDIKVRQGEITSFGPGNTVRFVDGDAEFDEVVFATGYGGYRDTVARALGDEAAAQLTAVYGTDAEGEIRGIARECGIPNVMFNVGNLASSRTFSKNIALQILLQRDGKLGDRYTMATQAAETA; via the exons ATGGGCGAGCTCAACCAAACCCCAGCGGCCTTCACCCTTCCCACCCACCAGGCCGGCTACGCGCCCCCCGCCAAGGTCGATGCAGcagtcgaggccgaccgcTTCATCGCCAAATTGAGCGCCGCAACTGACGGTGATGCGTTCGCAGCCTTGTTCCGTCCAGATGGGTTCTGGCGCGATTCGCTCGTGTTCACACGCGACTTCCGTACTAATGCCGGTACGCAGCGTATCGcccaggccgccaag gctACTTTCGGTAACACGCAGGCGACAGACTTTGCCCTCGCCCCAGCTggcgccaaggtcgacacACCTTTCCCAGACCTCACGTTCCTTACTGTACATGTCACGTTTTCGTCTGTTCTCGGCCCAGCCTACGCCGTCGCCCGCCTCACATACAAAGACGGCTGGAAGGTGTTTACGCTGTACACAGCTCTTACGGGGGTGCACGGACACACGCAGCAGAttggcgaggcgcgcgtccGCGGCACACACAATGACAAGGAACCGTTTgatgcgcggcgcgcacgcgagACGGCACATGAGGGCGGCGATCCCGATGTCCTCATCA TCGGGGCCGGCCATAACGGCCTGACTGTTGCGGCGCAGTGTAAGTCGTTTGGGTTGGATGCGCTCTGTATCGACCGCGAGAAGCGTATCGGTGACAACTGGCGACTTCGTTACAGCTCGCTCTCACTTCACGATCCAGTGTACACCAACCACCTGCCGTTCATGCCGTTCCCCTCGACGTGGCCGACTTTTACACCGGCGGGCAAGTTGGCCAACTGGCTCGAGAACTACACGGACGcacttgacctcgacgtgTGGACACAGGCGACGACTGACCCGGCCCGTACGCGCTACAACCCCGACTCTGAGCTGTGGGACGTGACCGTCCTGCGCTCACAGGCTGACGGGAGCGTGAGCGAGCGGATCATGCACGTCCGCCACATGGTCCTCGCCACCGGCATTGCTGgtggcgaggcgcgcctgCCACCTCCTGTGCCCGGCCAGGAATCCTGGCACGGCTCCATTCTACACTCGTCCCGCCACCCTGGTGGGGCAGCAAGCAAGGGCAAGCGTGTATTGGTCGTCGGTGCCGCAACGTCGGGACACGACATTGCGATGGACCTCGTGCAAAACGGCGCGCAGGTAACGATGCTGCAGCGTTCGCCGACATTCATCATGTCCATTCGGAACGGGACTCATGTTCTGCAAGCCGGCCTCTTCAACGACCAGACGAACATTGAATTCGCGGACATGACGGCGCGCAGCATCCCCTCGTCCGTCGGCCGCGCATTCCAGAAACGTTCGACGGCGTGGCTCTCTCAAGTCGATGCGGATCTTCTTGCCGGCCTTAAAAAAGCTGGTTTCCGCACATACCCCGGACCGGACGGAGCGGGTTTCTGGCCCCTCGCAGTCGAGAAAGCGGGCGGATACTACTTCGACACAGGAGCGAGCCGCATGATCATCAACGGCGACATCAAAGTCCGCCAGGGCGAGATTACGTCCTTTGGACCAGGCAACACCGTACGCTTCGTGGACGGAGACGCCGAGTTCGATGAGGTCGTCTTCGCAACGGGCTACGGAGGGTATCGCGATACGGTGGCGCGCGCtctgggcgacgaggcggcggcgcaacTCACGGCCGTTTATGGGAcagatgccgagggcgagattCGCGGTATCGCGCGTGAGTGCGGTATCCCCAACGTCATGTTCAATGTCGGTAACCTGGCGTCATCACGGACGTTTTCCAAGAACATTGCCCTCCAGATCCTTCTGCagcgcgacggcaagctcggcgaccgATACACCATGGCGACGCAGGCTGCAGAGACTGCATAG
- a CDS encoding uncharacterized protein (Integral membrane protein S linking to the trans Golgi network) has product MRVQGWDPVFSSLLNYSGGPRTVAHIMDWREMAARPAVNTAGVWERVRGAWTGGKKVDQSEGREEQGVAWDYGVDARRGWIIGAAWITACAVDIAPLYYLIKRPTYILDFALTLNLNHLLFTIYYAKSFPTSLYFWVVQALGAILMIVFGEQLCVKREMTSELDIAWNPGAEEIELGDPR; this is encoded by the exons ATGCGCGTCCAAGGCTGGGACCCGGTCTT CTCGTCGCTCCTAAACTACTCGGGCGGACCGCGGACCGTCGCACATATCATGGACTGGCGGGAGATGGCTGCGCGGCCAGCTGTGAATACGGCAGGAGTATGGGAACGTGTGCGCGGTGCTTGGACCGGAGGGAAGAAGGTCGATCAGTCGGAGGGACGCGAGGAGCAGGGTGTCGCTTGGGATTATGGCGTCGATGCGAGACGCGGCTGGATCATTGGCGCGGCTTGGATTACCGCTTGTGCGGTTGA catCGCACCGCTGTACTACCTCATCAAGCGCCCGACCTACATCCTCGACTTTGCCCTAACCCTCAACTTGAACCACCTCCTTTTCACCATCTACTACGCCAAATCCTTCCCCACCAGCCTCTACTTCTGGGTCGTGCAagccctcggcgccatcCTCATGATTGTCTTTGGCGAGCAGCTGTGCGTCAAGCGCGAAATGACGTCCGAACTCGACATTGCATGGAACCCTGGAGCAGAGGAGATCGAGCTCGGAGACCCGCGGTAA
- the LCB2 gene encoding uncharacterized protein (Aminotransferase class I and II) — translation MARGKQNGSASPKKAASIRSNKGKSTSPETPGTARDALLNAITRPRHSNAEVTYATSAHLPEEELMSDQSTISSYASSHGSLSRQSSDGDLALERMYRGYLEKSNVQTNLPYKHREFGHCNNPNYRWASSYNSAEPVHPEEELEPPFYILLTTYLSYLFLICLGHVRDFFGKKMYPQNYAHLLPANGYAALNSDFDSFYTRRLKTRLDDCFSRPVTGVPGRTITLLDRYSNDERESFCLSGTTTRALNASSYNYLGFASSSGGCADAVAEAINRYGVAGAAPRHDAGTLDLHHQAEKLTARFVGAESALIISMGFATNSTTIPAFVQKGCLVISDELNHASIRNGVRLSGASIRTFKHNDMNSLEKLLRDSIAEGQPRTHRPWKKLLVVVEGLFSMEGTLVNLPALMELKRRYKFYLYIDEAHSVGAMGPNGRGVCDYFGIDPREVDILMGTFTKSFGAAGGYIAGSKEIIDSLRVRCHAMCYAEAMSPPILTQIIASMSAIMGVAPPLAPPADVEEDSASAVSVWSRHQSFGPAPASTLPSWMNLPVALANGTEGRERLRRLAFNSRYLSSGLRKLGFIVYGHRDSPIIPLLLYNPGKMGMFSRMMLDRVGPEKTPIAVVIVAYPATPLITSRVRFCLSASHTKTDIDLLLRACDEVGDILDLKWYRNDRWTVDRVIAEAEELVATHNLEEVQ, via the exons ATGGCCCGCGGTAAGCAGAACGGCTCGGCATCGCCGAAGAAGGCAGCCAGCATCCGCAGCAACAAGGGCAAGTCGACATCCCCAGAGACCCCGGGCACGGCCCGCGatgccctcctcaacgccaTCACCCGGCCGCGCCACTcgaacgccgaggtcacgTACGCGACATCGGCGCACTTGCCCGAGGAAGAGTTGATGTCGGACCAGAGCACCATCTCGTCGTACGCGTCCAGTCATGGCTCGCTATCGAGACAGAGCAGCGATGGCGATCTCGCACTCGAGCGCATGTACCGCGGGTATCTGGAGAAGTCAAACGTCCAGACCAACCTGCCTTACAAGCACCGCGAGTTTGGGCACTGCAACAACCCCAACTACCGGTGGGCGTCGTCATACAACTCAGCCGAACCTGTCCACCCCGaagaggagctcgagccacCCTTCTACATTCTGCTCACAACATACCTCTCGTACCTGTTCCTCATCTGTCTCGGCCACGTCCGCGACTTCTTTGGCAAAAAGATGTACCCACAGAACTAtgcccatctcctcccagCTAACGGGTACGCCGCCCTCAACTCGGACTTTGACTCGTTCTACACTCGTCGTCTCAAGACCCGCCTGGATGACTGCTTCTCCCGCCCTGTCACTGGCGTGCCGGGTCGCACGatcacgctcctcgaccgtTACTCgaacgacgagcgcgagtcgtTCTGCCTCTCGggcacgacgacgcgcgcacTCAACGCCTCGTCGTACAACTACCTCGGCttcgcgtcgtcgtctggcgGCTGTGCGGAcgcggtcgccgaggccatcaACCGCTACGGTGTGGCTGGTGCTGCGCCGCGTCACGACGCTGGTaccctcgacctccaccaccaggCCGAGAAGCTTACTGCGCGCTTTGTCGGTGCCGAGTCTGCTCTGATCATCTCGATGGGGTTCGCGACCAACTCGACAACGATCCCCGCGTTCGTCCAGAAGGGGTGCCTCGTGATCTcggacgagctcaaccACGCTTCGATTCGTAACGGCGTGCGTCTGTCTGGCGCGTCGATCCGCACCTTCAAGCACAACGACATGAACTCGCTTGAGAAGCTTCTTCGTGATTCGATCGCCGAGGGCCAGCCCCGCACCCACCGGCCGTGGAAGAAGcttcttgtcgtcgtcgagggtcTGTTCTCGATGGAGGGTACACTGGTCAACCTCCCAGCCCTCATGGAGCTCAAGCGCCGCTACAAGTTCTACCTGTACATTGACGAGGCGCACTCGGTCGGTGCCATGGGCCCGAACGGCCGCGGCGTGTGCGACTACTTTGGCATCGACccgcgcgaggtcgacattCTCATGGGCACGTTTACAAAGTCGTTCGGTGCGGCCGGTGGCTACATTGCTGGATCAAAGGAGATCATTGACAGCCTGCGCGTCCGCTGCCACGCCATGTGCTACGCCGAGGCCATGTCCCCCCCTATCCTCACCCAGATCATCGCGTCCATGTCGGCTATTATGGGCgttgcgccgccgctcgctcCGCCCGcggacgtcgaggaagacTCTGCATCGGCCGTGTCCGTCTGGAGCAGGCACCAGAGCTTTGGCCCAGCACCGGCATCCACGCTGCCGTCGTGGATGAACCTGCCAGTCGCGCTTGCGAACGGCACcgagggccgcgagcgtctgcgccgcctcgcgtTCAACTCGCGCTACCTGTCCTCGGGTctgcgcaagctcggctTTATCGTGTATGGACATCGCGACTCGCCGATTATCCCGCTGCTCCTCTACAACCCTGGCAAGATGGGAATGTTCTCGCGCATGATGCTTGACCGCGTCGGGCCCGAGAAGACACCAATTGCGGTGGTCATTGTGGCTTATCC cgcAACCCCGCTCATTACTTCGCGGGTCCGTTTCTGCCTCTCGGCATCACACACCAAGACGGACATTGAcctgctcctccgcgcctgcgacgaggtgggagacatcctcgacctcaaATGGTACCGGAACGACCGCTGGACTGTCGACCGCGTCattgccgaggccgaggagcttgtTGCCACGCACAACCTCGAAGAGGTGCAGTAG
- the RAM2 gene encoding uncharacterized protein (pheromone maturation-related protein) gives MATDASTDAPTDVPFSEQPEWKDVSPVPQEDGSDPLVPIIAAEEHSERVLDLTEAIVRMNPSHYTVWQYRFATLIALKKDLAAELELMDEFARDNLKSYQVWHHRLLLLEALSPDDPTSEIEFIHNSLVPDPKNYHTWAYLHWLYCHFSRLGRISEKRWESELLWCEDMIRSDGRNNSAWGWRWFLRMAGPGMEGKNGEEEIKYALKEIHHIPHNASAWNYLRGVIRMTGTARVPLLPALATYMTGSAVPTQTEETVWPSRTTPVDTLTPLPVSMALEFQADTLVEAGRLGDAAAVYGQLGASVDRMRSAYWEMRRGECVNA, from the exons ATG GCCACCGACGCTTCCACCGACGCTCCCACCGACGTTCCCTTCTCCGAGCAGCCTGAATGGAAGGACGTCTCGCCCGTCCCGCAGGAGGACGGGTCGGACCCCCTCGTTCCCATCAT CGCGGCGGAGGAACATTCCGAGCGCGTGTTGGATCTTACCGAGGCGATTGTGAGGATGAACCCGTCGCATTACACCGTCTG GCAATACCGCTTCGCAACCCTCATCGCGCTGAAGAAagacctcgccgccgaacTGGAGCTCATGGACGAATTCGCACGCGACAACCTCAAGAGCTACCAGGTGTGGCATCATcggctgctcctcctcgaagCGCTTTCTCCCGACGACCCCACATCGGAGATCGAGTTCATTCACAACTCGCTCGTCCCCGACCCGAAGAACTACCATACCTGGGCGTATCTCCACTGGCTGTATTGTCACTTCTCCCGGCTGGGTCGTATCTCCGAGAAGAGGTGGGAGAGCGAGCTGCTTTGGTGTGAAGACATGATTCGGAGTGACGGGCGTAATAACTCAGCTTGGGGTTGGCGCTGGTTCCTCCGTATGGCGGGGCCGGGCATGGAGGGGAAgaatggagaggaggagattaA ATACGCCCTCAAGGAGATCCACCACATCCCACACAACGCGAGTGCGTGGAACTACCTACGCGGCGTCATCCGCATGACCGGCACTGCCCGcgtccccctcctccccgccctgGCGACGTACATGACCGGCAGCGCCGTCCCCACCCAGACTGAGGAGACCGTTTGGCCCTCCCGCACAACCCCAGTCGACACGCTCACACCGCTGCCCGTTTCCATGGCCCTCGAGTTCCAGGCCGACACGTTGGTTGAGGCGGGGCGCCtgggcgacgcggcggccgtCTATGGCCAGCTCGGGGCAAGCGTCGACCGCATGCGCAGCGCGTACTGGGAGATGCGGCGGGGCGAGTGCGTGAATGCTTAA